One genomic region from Gemmatimonadota bacterium encodes:
- a CDS encoding DegT/DnrJ/EryC1/StrS family aminotransferase, which translates to MHIRRQLTVASPLSAGNIVGATLDTIARRDASERVRNAIAMEFNARDVLLTDSGTSALVLALRMFAKITMPVAMPAYVCVDLIAAARRGGVRVRLFDIDPHTLSPDMDSLQRVMSAGVSAIVIAHLYGFPADMPTVMKMARDAGVPVIEDAAQHAGATIAGKPAGSFGDVTVLSFGRGKGTTSGRGGALLSGGGVEAGATLSPGERGQAPSTGVLLTTAATWVLGRPSFYGIPASIPSLHLGETVYHDAGEPSRMSRAGIALLDRTFPGMRRAVQARQANALVLRDTADQSRNLDTVRAIETGESGYLRFPVLLRDDPRDNDALGIARGYPNPLSLEPQIQPCLVASREPLHGAHELARRLVTLPTHHMVSNSDLVEMSRWLRER; encoded by the coding sequence ATGCATATCCGCCGGCAGCTCACCGTTGCGTCACCGCTCAGCGCAGGCAACATCGTCGGCGCGACGCTCGACACCATCGCGCGTCGGGATGCGAGCGAGCGCGTGCGCAACGCGATTGCGATGGAATTCAATGCACGCGACGTTCTGCTTACCGACAGCGGCACGTCGGCACTCGTACTTGCGCTGCGGATGTTCGCAAAGATTACGATGCCTGTCGCGATGCCAGCGTACGTGTGCGTCGATCTCATAGCGGCCGCGCGACGGGGTGGCGTACGCGTTCGTCTCTTCGACATCGATCCGCACACACTCAGTCCTGACATGGACTCGCTGCAACGCGTGATGAGCGCGGGTGTCAGTGCAATCGTGATCGCGCACCTTTACGGCTTTCCCGCGGACATGCCAACCGTGATGAAGATGGCACGAGACGCGGGCGTCCCCGTCATCGAGGATGCCGCCCAGCATGCAGGCGCAACGATCGCGGGAAAGCCTGCCGGGTCGTTCGGCGACGTAACCGTGCTGAGCTTCGGACGCGGCAAGGGGACCACATCCGGCCGCGGCGGCGCGTTATTGAGTGGTGGCGGTGTCGAGGCCGGAGCGACGCTCTCGCCTGGCGAGCGTGGACAGGCTCCGAGCACGGGCGTGCTCCTGACCACTGCCGCGACGTGGGTGCTTGGCCGTCCTTCCTTCTATGGAATACCCGCATCCATACCGTCGCTTCATCTCGGAGAAACCGTGTATCACGATGCTGGCGAGCCGAGCCGAATGTCTCGCGCCGGCATTGCCCTGCTCGACCGGACCTTCCCGGGGATGCGGCGCGCCGTGCAAGCGCGCCAGGCCAACGCCCTCGTACTACGCGACACTGCCGACCAGTCGCGGAACCTGGACACGGTACGCGCGATAGAAACAGGCGAGTCAGGATACCTGCGCTTCCCCGTTCTCCTTCGCGACGATCCACGCGACAACGACGCACTTGGAATCGCGCGCGGCTATCCGAATCCGCTGTCTCTCGAGCCGCAGATACAGCCCTGTCTGGTTGCGTCGCGCGAGCCGCTGCACGGTGCGCACGAACTGGCGCGCCGGCTTGTTACATTGCCGACACATCATATGGTTAGTAATTCCGATCTCGTTGAAATGTCTCGCTGGCTGCGCGAGCGTTGA
- a CDS encoding XrtA system polysaccharide deacetylase — MATEHVFTVDVEDYFQVYAFEGVVDRAAWDGYPSRVARNTDVLLDLLARHGAHGTFFTLGWVADKHPEIVRRIADAGHEIASHGWWHRKVTSLTPAQFREDAHASRAILEQVSGRPVVGYRAPSFSITPGNEWAFDVLLETGYRYDSSLFPINRSNYGYPTTPPLPHLIHRSAGDLMEFPLTTTRVLGKHIPAAGGGYLRHFPYGIIRKAFSEKDRSGIPGVFYIHPWEIDCEQPRMPVPWLTTVRHYRNIHKVLPRLERLLGEFKFTSIAQRLAGDGKWFRATAPLPDVSPHAVARI, encoded by the coding sequence GTGGCAACCGAGCACGTCTTCACGGTAGACGTCGAAGACTATTTTCAGGTCTACGCATTCGAGGGCGTCGTCGATCGCGCCGCGTGGGATGGCTATCCGTCACGCGTCGCGCGCAATACCGACGTGCTCCTCGACCTGCTCGCGCGTCATGGCGCTCACGGCACCTTCTTCACACTCGGCTGGGTCGCCGACAAGCATCCGGAGATAGTTCGCAGGATCGCCGACGCGGGTCATGAGATCGCCTCTCACGGATGGTGGCATCGCAAGGTGACCAGCCTCACACCCGCGCAGTTCCGCGAGGACGCGCATGCATCGCGCGCCATCCTCGAGCAGGTGAGCGGACGCCCAGTCGTCGGCTATCGCGCCCCGAGTTTCTCGATCACACCGGGGAACGAATGGGCATTCGACGTGCTGCTGGAAACGGGCTATCGATACGACTCCAGTCTCTTCCCGATCAACCGGTCCAACTACGGCTACCCGACCACACCGCCGCTGCCGCATCTCATCCATCGCAGCGCCGGCGATCTCATGGAATTTCCGCTCACCACCACGCGTGTCCTCGGAAAGCACATTCCAGCCGCTGGCGGCGGATACCTCCGGCACTTTCCATATGGCATAATCCGGAAGGCCTTCAGCGAAAAAGACCGCTCCGGAATCCCCGGCGTGTTCTACATTCATCCCTGGGAAATCGACTGCGAACAGCCGCGCATGCCCGTTCCGTGGCTGACCACCGTCCGTCATTACCGGAACATTCACAAAGTGCTTCCTCGACTCGAGCGCCTGCTCGGCGAATTCAAATTCACGTCGATCGCGCAACGACTCGCCGGTGACGGCAAGTGGTTTCGTGCAACCGCACCGCTGCCCGACGTGTCACCACACGCCGTAGCCCGGATTTGA
- a CDS encoding FemAB family XrtA/PEP-CTERM system-associated protein, producing the protein MTLRVERYTGSPERWNEFVRSQKGWTHFHLHGWRNVMQHAMGHDTPYLVAIDDAAHDDQIVGVLPLVRVKSALFGHFLVSVPFLNYGGPLGSPSAITALAAHAAKMATDDGATVLELRSRHDIGAIPDFSVSHRKITVLLDSSGGSDALWKRLSSKLRSQIRRPQKEGVTVRIGADQLRPFYDVFAHHMRDLGTPVMPRRFFEEIAHQFGDDALFAVAYHNDKPIACGAGFTWGTGDNSEFEITWASALRAYNRMSPNMLVYWELMKHVADRGVTTFNFGRCTPGGNTHKFKTQWGTVDQPLWWYERRAAGAATPSEGHGAAARGPEIWKRLPLPLANALGPRIIRFIP; encoded by the coding sequence TTGACACTGCGCGTCGAGCGCTACACCGGATCGCCCGAGCGCTGGAATGAGTTCGTCCGGTCACAAAAAGGCTGGACCCACTTCCACCTGCACGGCTGGCGCAACGTCATGCAGCACGCAATGGGACACGACACTCCGTATCTCGTCGCGATCGACGATGCAGCGCACGACGACCAGATCGTCGGTGTGCTGCCGCTGGTTCGTGTGAAGAGCGCGCTGTTCGGACACTTCCTCGTCTCTGTGCCCTTCCTCAACTACGGTGGCCCGCTCGGATCACCGTCCGCGATAACGGCACTGGCAGCCCACGCCGCGAAGATGGCGACCGACGACGGCGCAACAGTACTCGAGCTGCGCAGTCGCCATGACATCGGTGCAATTCCGGATTTTTCGGTGTCGCATCGCAAGATCACGGTCCTCCTCGACAGCAGCGGCGGCTCCGACGCGTTGTGGAAGCGGTTGAGCTCGAAATTGCGCAGTCAGATCCGGAGACCGCAGAAGGAAGGCGTCACAGTGCGCATCGGCGCGGATCAGTTGCGTCCCTTCTACGACGTCTTCGCGCACCACATGCGTGACCTCGGCACCCCCGTCATGCCGCGCAGGTTCTTCGAGGAGATAGCGCACCAATTCGGCGACGACGCCCTGTTCGCTGTTGCGTATCACAACGACAAACCGATCGCGTGCGGCGCAGGCTTCACGTGGGGCACCGGCGACAACAGCGAATTCGAGATCACGTGGGCATCAGCGCTGCGTGCCTACAACCGCATGTCGCCCAACATGCTGGTGTACTGGGAGCTGATGAAACACGTCGCCGATCGCGGCGTCACCACCTTCAACTTCGGCCGCTGCACGCCCGGTGGAAACACCCACAAGTTCAAGACTCAGTGGGGCACGGTCGATCAGCCACTCTGGTGGTACGAGCGCAGAGCGGCCGGCGCCGCAACGCCATCTGAAGGACACGGTGCAGCAGCACGCGGCCCAGAGATCTGGAAGCGCCTCCCTCTCCCGCTGGCAAACGCGCTCGGCCCGCGCATCATCCGCTTCATCCCGTAG